Sequence from the Procambarus clarkii isolate CNS0578487 unplaced genomic scaffold, FALCON_Pclarkii_2.0 HiC_scaffold_1917, whole genome shotgun sequence genome:
ATTgataatgtaaagttttgaggcaaaATAATaaagatagttacaagatatgagctagttAGTgtagagattgcgaagtcggattgcgaaagagaactgggagttatgattagtaagaacttaaaaccaaaagatcaatgcatgaatgttcgtattaAGGCGAATAGGATACTGGGATTTATCAATCGAAGCGTTagaaacaagacacctggtgttgttcttcagctatatcttgttctggttaggccccatttagattatgcagttcagctttTGTCGCtgcactatagaatggatataaattcacttgaacgtgtctaacGAAGGATGACGAAGTTAATCCCCCTAAATAGAAAtctttatgagtgggatttggtggttataaataggagctgcctcgtatgggccaataggccttctgcggttacctttgttcttaggtaactgcagaaggaccatacgaggcagctcctatttataaccaccaaatcccactcataaaggtttctaattaggggGATTAATTttgttaggagctgcctcgtatgggccttctGCCGTTatctaagaataaaggtaactgcagaaggcctattggcccatacgaggcagctccgatctataaccaccgaatcccactcatatacatgtccaacccacgtttaaaACAGATAACCTTTATTCTTATCTTCATTAATTAAAGCCTCTGAGCTTTACACATGAAGCTGGAGCAACTGTGACATCCGTAAATGCTTTCCCATTATAACTAGTCATAAATGGTCAGAACAAAAACAAATTTGATAAAAATTTaaatgtatttgtttattttcacATGAAGGTAACATGTACATTAAAATATTTGCTGGCCCGAGGGTAAAACAGTTCAGGTTTTCCTAAGAATTAAACCTAAAGAATATAAAAAACTGTCTTGATCCATATGATGAAGACTTGGCTCAGTGAAGGCTTGAGGCTGGCTTCCAGCAGCAGCTTGTGGTGTGGTAGCTGCGACACTCTTGACCTGTTGGACGCCTCCGGACTCCATACTTCTCTTCATCCTGATGTCGGCCATTGTCTGTTCTATCAGGAAGGCCTCAACGATAGAATTTTTAACAAGCTTATATTGTTTCTTTTTAGAATGCCTTTTGCGAGCAGTCTCTCCGGAAGATTGTTTGCTGATGCATTTTCATGGGAGAAATTCCTTCCTGCCGCCTTCTTGGCTGAAGCCTTGAGCTTGGCTTCATCAGAGCACTTGTTGACTTTAAAATGCATTAACCGACCAGTAATTTTAACCTGTGTGAGGGCGCCTGAAGTAACACCTCGCCTCAAAGCCAGCTTCAGATGGATGTCAGCGTCCTTCTCGTTAACCGAGAAATTACAGACGACGAACTTCAGAATATCCTGACGAGAGGAGCCTTGACTATTATTAAGGAATGTGATGGCGGCAACAACCATCTCAGAATACTTGGGATGGTTCGCAGTCCTGTCCAAAACATTATCAGATGTCTTAGTTTTGGACCTTAAGACGACCATCTTGTGGGCTATTGTAAGACTCGATGCAGACAACTCGTATTGATCCTACACTTTCAAGAGGTAAGGAGTGATTGCGTTGACTTGTCTGCTAAGGCTACATATAACAGCTGAGGTCAGGTGAGTATTAGGCATAACAAGGGgcatattaatagggaattaaaagtatcaacacattttTACAGGCTcatcatagcctgtgctacatggacacttccttctaagtagctaaatctaaaacaacaacgtatcaacacatgacaacttaaaacaatgaatataaataggataagtttagaaagacatggataaatactggttcggtaacagggttcttGATTTGTGGACCCAATTATCGCGAAACGTGGGAgagttccttgattgtttcaaaagtgggttggacatgtatatgagtgggatttggtggttataaatagaaactgcctcgtatggaccttctgcagttacttttattGTTATAATCATTAATTAAAGCCAGAGGGCTTTACACTTGTAGCTGGAGCAACTGTGACATCAATAAGTGTTTCCCCattataaattccccttccccaaTGCTTCCAAGTAGGTTGttttaaacaaataataaaactcaaaccaaacaaatccccagcgccgaatgaagtgtttgccagggtgcttaaagcatGCGAAGAGGatctttgcgagccactgtctaccatatttaataaatccgtAGAGTCAAGCATAgtgcagagtcatggaaggttgctaatgtgctacttatttttaagaaaggagatagatcacttacgtCAAACTATAGGAAAATTAGCATAACGTTTATTGTGGGAaatttacttgaatcgataattgcaagtacaattcgtgttcatcttgaaaaacataaattaataaatgattcgcaacatggttttacaaatggccgttcatgtttaacagatttgctataattttattccagcatagttgaggcagttgatagtggtaaggattgtaatgttgtgtaccttgactttagcaaaacttttgatacagtgtcaggtgaaagactgattaaaaatatggtattaggggtgctatattaagttggattattgCATGGCtacaccaaaggaaacagagagttagtataaatggggtcaagtcagagtgggaaaatgttgtaagtaaagtgcctcaaggctctgtcctgggacctgtcctctgttgtttataatatatatatataaatgatttagaatcagggttgagtagcaacatttggaaATTTGCCGATTATATAAAAAATCGGTAAAGAAATAAACACGGAAGTAAACCCCCTATCACTTCAAGTAAATTAaataggattttgaaatggtgaaaagattggcagatgcagtttaatgctgataaatgtaaagttttgaggcaaaATAATaaagatagttacaagatacgagctagttagtgtagagattgcgaagtcggattgcgaaagagaactgggagttatgattagtaagaacttaaaaccaaaagatcaatgcatgaatgttcgtattaAGGCGAATAGGATACTGGGATTTATCAATCGAAGCGTTagaaacaagacacctggtgttgttcttcagctatatcttgttctggttaggccccatttagattatgcagttcagctttTGTCGCtgcactatagaatggatataaattcacttgaacgtgtctaacGAAGGATGACGAAGTTAATCCCCCTAAATAGAAAtctttatgagtgggatttggtggttataaataggagctgcctcgtatgggccaataggccttctgcggttacctttgttcttaggtaactgcagaaggaccatacgaggcagctcctatttataaccaccaaatcccactcataaaggtttctaattagggggattaactttgttaggagctgcctcgtatgggccttctGCCGTTatctaagaataaaggtaactgcagaaggcctattggcccatacgaggcagctccgatctataaccaccgaatcccactcatatacatgtccaacccacgtttaaaACAGATAACCTTTATTCTTATCTTCATTAATTAAAGCCTCTGAGCTTTACACATGAAGCTGGAGCAACTGTGACATCCGTAAATGCTTTCCCATTATAACTAGTCATAAATGGTCAGAACAAAAACAAATTTGATAAAAATTTaaatgtatttgtttattttcacATGAAGGTAACATGTACATTAAAATATTTGCTGGCCCGAGGGTAAAACAGTTCAGGTTTTCCTAAGAATTAAACCTAAAGAATATAAAAAACTGTCTTGATCCATATGATGAAGACTTGGCTGAGTGAAGGCTTGAGGCTGGCTTCCAGCAGCAGCTTGTGGTGTGGTAGCTGCGACACTCTTGACCTGTTGGACGCCTCCGGACTCCATACTTCTCTTCATCCTGATGTCGGCCATTGTCTGTTCTATCAGGAAGGCCTCAACGATAGAATTTTTAACAAGCTTATATTGTTTCTTTTTAGAATGCCTTTTGCGAGCAGTCTTCTCGGAAGATTGTTTGCTGATGCATTTTCATGGGAGAAATTCCTTCCTGCCGCCTTCTTGGCTGAAGCCTTGAGCTTGGCTTCATCAGAGCACTTGTTGACTTTAAAATGCATTAACCGACCAGTAATTTTAACCTGTGTGAGGGCGCCTGAAGTAACACCTCGCCTCAAAGCCAGCTTCAGATGGATGTCAGCGTCCTTCTCGTTAACCGAGAAATTACAGACGACGAACTTCAGAATATCCTGACGAGAGGAGCCTTGACTATTATTAAGGAATGTGATGGCGGCAACAACCATCTCAGAATACTTGGGATGGTTCGCAGTCCTGTCCAAAACATTATCAGATGTCTTAGTTTTGGACCTTAAGACGACCATCTTGTGGGCTATTGTAAGACTCGATGCAGACAACTCGTATTGATCCTACACTTTCAAGAGGTAAGGAGTGATTGCGTTGACTTGTCTGCTAAGGCTACATATAACAGCTGAGGTCAGGTGAGTATTAGGCATAACAAGGGgcatattaatagggaattaaaagtatcaacacattttTACAGGCTcatcatagcctgtgctacatggacacttccttctaagtagctaaatctaaaacaacaacgtatcaacacatgacaacttaaaacaatgcatataaataggataagtttagaaagacatggataaatactggttcggtaacagggttcttGATTTGTGGACCCAATTATCGCGAAACGTGGGAgagttccttgattgtttcaaagtgggttggacatgtatatgagtgggatttggtggttataaatagaaactgcctcgtatggaccttctgcagttacttttattGTTATAATCATTAATTAAAGCCAGAGGGCTTTACACTTGTAGCTGGAGCAACTGTGACATCAATAAGTGTTTCCCCattataaattccccttccccaaTGCTTCCAAGTAGGTTGTttttaaacaaataataaaactcaaaccaaacaaatccccagcgccgaatgaagtgtttgccagggtgcttaaagcatGCGAAGAGGatctttgcgagccactgtctaccatatttaataaatccgtAGAGTCAAGCATAgtgcagagtcatggaaggttgctaatgtgctacttatttttaagaaaggagatagatcacttacgtCAAACTATAGGAAATTAGCATAACGTTTATTGTGGGaaattacttgaatcgataattgcaagtacaattcgtgttcatcttgaaaaacataaattaataaatgattcgcaacatggttttacaaatggccgttcatgtttaacagatttgctataattttattccagcatagttgaggcagttgatagtggtaaggattgtaatgttgtgtaccttgactttagcaaaacttttgatacagtgtcaggtgaaagactgattaaaaatatggtattaggggtgctatattaagttggattattgCATGGCtacaccaaaggaaacagagagttagtataaatggggtcaagtcagagtgggaaaatgttgtaagtaaagtgcctcaaggctctgtcctgggacctgtcctctgttgtttataatatatatataaatgatttagaatcagggttgagtagcaacatttggaaATTTGCCGATATATAAAAAATCGGTAAAGAAATAAACACGAAAGTAAACCCCCTATCACTTCAAGTAAATCTAAATAGGATTTGAAATGGtgaaaaagattggcagatgcagtttaatgctgataaatgtaaagttttgaggcaaaATAATaaagatagttacaagatacgagctagttagtgtagagattgcgaagtcggattgcgaaagagaACTGGgaggttatgattagtaagaacttaaaaccaaaagatcaatgcatgaatgttcgtattaAGGCGAATAGGATACTGGGATTTATCAATCGAAGCGTTagaaacaagacacctggtgttgttcttcagctatatcttgttctggttaggcccatttagattatgcagttcagctttTGTCGCtgcactatagaatggatataaattcacttgaacgtgtctaacGAAGGATGACGAAGTTAATCCCCCTAAATAGAAAtctttatgagtgggatttggtggttataaataggagctgcctcgtatgggccaataggccttctgcggttacctttgttcttaggtaactgcagaaggaccatacgaggcagctcctatttataaccaccaaatcccactcataaaggtttctaattagggggattaactttgttaggaactgcctcgtatgggccttctGCCGGTatctaagaataaaggtaactgcagaaggcctattggcccatacgaggcagctccgatctataaccaccgaatcccactcatatacatgtccaaccacgtTTAAAACAGATAACCTTTATTCTTATCTTCATTAATTAAAGCCTCTGAGCTTTACACATGAAGCTGGAGCAACTGTGACATCCGTAAATGCTTTCCCATTATAACTAGTCATAAATGGTCAGAACAAAAACAAATTTGATAAAAATTTaaatgtatttgtttattttcacATGAAGGTAACATGTACATTAAAATATTGCTGGCCCGAGGGTAAAACAGTTCAGGTTTTCCTAAGGAATTAAACCTAAAGAATATAAAAAACTGTCTTGATCCATATGATGAAGACTTGGCTGAGTGAAGGCTTGAGGCTGGCTTCCAGCAGCAGCTTGTGGTGTGGTAGCTGCGACACTCTTGACCTGTTGGACGCCTCCGGACTCCATACTTCTCTTCATCCTGATGTCGGCCATTGTCTGTTCTATCAGGAAGGCCTCAACGATAGAATTTTTAACTAGCTTATATTGTTTCTTTTTAGAATGCCTTTTGCGAGCAGTCTTCTCAGGAAGATTGTTTGCTGATGCATTTTCATGGGAGAAATTCCTTCCTGCCGCCTTCTTGGCTGAAGCCTTGAGCTTGGCTTCATCAGAGCACTTGTTGACTTTAAAATGCATTAACCGACCAGTAATTTTAACCTGTGTGAGGGCGCCTGAAGTAACACCTCGCCTCAAAGCCAGCTTCAGATGGATGTCAGCGTCCTTCTCGTTAACCGAGAAATTACAGACGACGAACTTCAGAATATCCTGACGAGAGGAGCCTTGACTATTATTAAGGAATGTGATGGCGGCAACAACCATCTCAGAATACTTGGATGGTTCGCAGTCCTGTCCAAAACATTATCAGATGTCTTAGTTTTGGACCTTAAGACGACCATCTTGTGGGCTATTGTAAGACTCGATGCAGACAACTCGTATTGATCCTACACTTTCAAGAGGTAAGGAGTGATTGCGTTGACTTGTCTGCTAAGGCTACATATAACAGCTGAGGTCAGGTGAGTATTAGGCATAACAAGGGgcatattaatagggaattaaaagtatcaacacattttTACAGGCTcatcatagcctgtgctacatggacacttccttctaagtagctaaatctaaaacaacaacgtatcaacacatgacaacttaaaacaatgcatataaataggataagtttAGAAAGACATGGATAAATactgttcggtaacagggttcttGATTTGTGGACCCAATTATCGCGAAACGTGGGAgagttccttgattgtttcaaatgtgggttggacatgtatagtgagtgggatttggtggttataaatagaaactgcctcgtatggaccttctgcagttacttttattGTTATAATCATTAATTAAAGCCAGAGGGCTTTACACTTGTAGCTGGAGCAACTGTGACATCAATAAGTGTTTCCCCATTATAAATTCCCCTTACCCAATGCTTTCAAGTAGGTTGTTTTAAACAAAtactaaaactcaaaccaaacaaatccccagctccgaatgaagtgtttgccagggtgcttaaagcatGCGAAGAGGatctttgcgagccactgtctaccatatttaataaatccgtAGAGTCAAGCATAgtgcagagtcatggaaggttgctaatgtgctacttatttttaagaaaggagatagatcacttacgtCAAACTATAGGGAAATTAGCATAACGTTTATTGTGGGaaaattacttgaatcgataattgcaagtacaattcgtgttcatcttgaaaaacataaattaataaatgattcgcaacatggttttacaaatggccgttcatgtttaacagatttgctataattttattccagcattagttgaggcagttgatagtggtaaggattgtaatgttgtgtaccttgactttagcaaaacttttgatacagtgtcaggtgaaagactgattaaaaatatggtattaggggtgctatattaagttggattattgCATGGCTACACCaaagaaacagagagttagtataattggggtcaagtcagagtgggaaaaatgttgtaagtaaagtgcctcaaggctctgtcctgggacctgtcctctgttgtttataatatatatatatataaatgatttagaatcaGGGTTGAGTAGCCAACATTTGGAAATTTGCCGATTATACAAAAATCGGTaaagaaataaacacggaaagtAAACCCCCTATCACTTCAAGTAAATCTAaataggattttgaaatggtgaataagattggcagatgcagtttaatgctgataaatgtaaagtttgagCAAAATAATaaagatagttacaagatacgagctagttagtgtagagattgcgaagtcggattgcgaagagaactgggagttatgattagtaagaacttaaaacaaaagatcaatgcatgaattgtTCGTATTAAGGCGAATAGGATACTGGGATTTATCAATCGAAGCGTTagaaacaagacacctggtgttgttcttcagctatatcttgttctggttaggccccatttagattatgcagttcagctttCGTCGCtgcactatagaatggatataaattcacttgaacgtgtctaacGAAGGATGACGAAGTTAATCCCCCTAAATAGAAAtctttatgagtgggatttggtggttataaatagagctgcctcgtatgggccaataggccttctgcggttacctttgttcttaggtaactgcagaaggaccaacgaggcagctcctatttataaccaccaatcccactcataaaggtttctaattagggggattaactttgttaggagctgcctcgtatgggccttctGCCGTTatctaagaataaaggtaactgcagaaggcctattggcccatacgaggcagctccgatctataaccaccgaatcccactcatatacatgtccaacccacgtttaaaACAGATAACCTTTATTCTTATCTTCATTAATTAAAGCCTCTGAGCTTTACACATGAAGCTGAAGCAACTGTGACATCCGTAAATGCTTTCCCATTATAACTAATGGGAAATAGTTATAATGGTCAGAACAAAAACAAATTTGATAAAAATTTaaatgtatttgtttattttcacATGAAGGTAACATGTACATTAAAATATTTGCTGGCCCGAGGGTAAAAACAGTTCAGGTTTTCCTAAGAATTAAACCTAAAGAATATAAAAAACTGTCTTGATCCATATGATGAAGACTTGGCTCGAGTGAAGGCTTGAGGCTGGCTTCCAGCAGCAGCTTGTGGTGTGGTAGCTGCGACACTCTTGACCTGTTGGACGCCTCCGGACTCCATACTTCTCTTCATCCTGATGTCGGCCATTGTCTGTTCTATCAGGAAGGCCTCAACGATAGAATTTTAACAAGCTTATATTGTTTCTTTTTAGAATGCCTTTTGCGAGCAGTCTTCTCCAGGAAGATTGTTTGCTGATGCATTTTCATGGGAGAAATTCCTTCCTGCCGCCTTCTTGGCTGAAGCCTTGAGCTTGGCTTCATCAGAGCACTTGTTGACTTTAAAATGCATTAACCGACCAGTAATTTTAACCTGTGTGAGGGCGCCTGAAGTAACACCTCGCCTCAAAGCCAGCTTCAGATGGATGTCAGCGTCCTTCTCGTTAACCGAGAAATTACAGACGACGAACTTCAGAATATC
This genomic interval carries:
- the LOC138362503 gene encoding histone H1-delta-like, encoding MVVLRSKTKTSDNVLDRTANHPKYSEMVVAAITFLNNSQGSSRQDILKFVVCNFSVNEKDADIHLKLALRRGVTSGALTQVKITGRLMHFKVNKCSDEAKLKASAKKAAGRNFSHENASANNLPERLLAKGILKRNNISLLKILSLRPS
- the LOC138362505 gene encoding histone H1-delta-like, producing the protein MVVAAITFLNNSQGSSRQDILKFVVCNFSVNEKDADIHLKLALRRGVTSGALTQVKITGRLMHFKVNKCSDEAKLKASAKKAAGRNFSHENASANNLPEKTARKRHSKKKQYKLVKNSIVEAFLIEQTMADIRMKRSMESGGVQQVKSVAATTPQAAAGSQPQAFTQPSLHHMDQDSFLYSLGLIP
- the LOC138362506 gene encoding histone H1, sperm-like; this encodes MVVLRSKTKTSDNVLDRTANHPKYSEMVVAAITFLNNSQGSSRQDILKFVVCNFSVNEKDADIHLKLALRRGVTSGALTQVKITGRLMHFKVNKCSDEAKLKASAKKAAGRNFSHENASANNLPGEDCSQKAF
- the LOC138362504 gene encoding histone H1-delta-like, which encodes MVVLRSKTKTSDNVLDRTANHPKYSEMVVAAITFLNNSQGSSRQDILKFVVCNFSVNEKDADIHLKLALRRGVTSGALTQVKITGRLMHFKVNKCSDEAKLKASAKKAAGRNFSHENASANNLPRRLLAKGILKRNNISLLKILSLRPS